The following DNA comes from Pongo pygmaeus isolate AG05252 chromosome 9, NHGRI_mPonPyg2-v2.0_pri, whole genome shotgun sequence.
GACCTCTTCTGAGGACCTGAAAGAGTCATTTTGCCAATCTAGCCTCAGTTCCTCAATGTGCAAAGTGGGAGCTTCATCCCAGTTGGCTTCAATATGGCAAGTAAGAGATATAATCTTACTCTCCCTGCAAAGGGCAAATAGGATGAAAAGATGTGGTCTTCTGGTGTCAACTAGACCCCTGCACCTGCTCCTGGCATGGGGGAAGGGCGAGACCCAGCACTGTCTACCTCATGACTCACCTGTCATGAGGTTGGCTTTCAGGAGGGCATCCTTGATGAGGTCATAGGTCACCAGCTCAGCACAGTTGACAATGGCATTACGAGCAACATTGGGAGAGGTCCCTGTAGGAGGAGGGAGATCCTAGGTGAGACCAGAGTATCggggaggaagaaaaagggaagggaaaacaaCTGGTACACACCTTTCCAGAGGCCTCGGAACCCTTCCTCTCGGGCAATGGTCTTGTAGGCATTGACGGTGCTTTGGTATCTCCGACCACCTCCAGCCCGGGCCTGAGCTTGGAATCGGACCTTTACCACATCCGTGGGCTGGGCCACAGCCACAGCCAGGGCACCTGTGGTGCTGCCTGCTAGGAGGCGGCTCCCAATGCTGGCATCTGTGGGTGAGCCATGGGGTCAGTGGCCAGTGGGCTTGCACTCATTTTCTACCTCATCTCTTCTCACCAAAACCACCCTGTCACTGTCATCTCCTGCTTTTGGGAATAGAATCCAGAAGTTTTTGGCGTTCTACAAGCTCTTGCTGTAAGAACTCCTCACATCAAACAAAATATCTCTATGAAAATCTACTCCTTGCTAAGGACATAGCAAGGGCTAAGACCTAAATGAAACTTGGTGCTTtctttcataaaacattttcatttacctGCTCAACAGCCCAGAGAAATCACAATCATTTCCATCTGACAAAtgtgaaaaccaaggctcagagagaagtGGCTTTCTGAGGACTGGGATTCCTAAGACTTGGGATCTCAGGTCAGCTTTACTTCTTCCTGCCATGTGATCTCGGGAAAGACAACCTTTTGTTTGGGGCtctgtttcttcatgtgtaaaatggaagGTTGGCATGGCATACTAAGGAGGTGAAAGGGAAGAATGCTGGCCTTGGAGATGAGTGTCCTGGCTCTCTACTGTGTGTTTTCTGGCACTCTACTGTGTGCCCTTGGCCAAGTCTCTCCTCACCCCACTgccttcccacctcagtctcttcttCTATAACACTGGGATGATAGTACCTACTCCCAAGATGGTGTTGAAGACTGTGATGGGATGACGCCCTGCTCAGAGCCTGGTATAGCCCAGGTGCTCAGGAACTATGTGGAGGACCAGGGTCCCTTCCAGTTCTCTGTTCCCCTGATCTTCCTAGGGATCGTGGGGCCTAAAAAGCTATATGGCTGAATGAACTAAGATCAATCATCACTGAGAAAAACGGGCCAAGGGGCCTACAGCCTTGCTCCATACTCACGCTCAGAGCCCTTGGTGTAGAACTGTTTGACAGAATCATACAGGCCGATGCGGACAGAGGCAAAGCTCATTTGGCGCTGCAGGCCGGCAACCAGCCCATTGTAGAGGCTTCGGGGGCCCTCAGTACGCACCATGGTCAGAATGGTGCCCATCACACCGCGGTACTGGGCGCTGGCTGTAGCGTGCACTGGCCCCTGACTTTCTCCTTGGATCTGCAAGGCCAAGACAGGGTAGCTACAGGGATAAGCATGTTGCCCTTCCCACCTCCAGTCATCCCGATGCTCCAAACACTGGCCCTTGAGGGGTCTGTGTCTTTGGGGAGGGAACAGAGTAGACACCATCAAGACCCCCAGGCTTCATCCCCTCACCTGTAACCGGACTTTAGCAGTATCCAGAGGAAAGGTGATGAGATCTGCGATGCAGGCAGCTGTGCCAGCCCCAAGAAACTTCACAGTGGCAGTAGGGGGCACATCTGTGGCCTTGAACCCAACCATGATGCTGATTTCCTGCTACCTCCCAGGAGATGGAGAAAAACTGGAGACGGGGGCACCTTTAATCAGCAACAAGACGAGATAGAGGAACTCTGCCAGAATCTAAGCCAAGAGGAGAAAAGCCCCATTAGCCACAATGTCCCCAGGCCCTCCCTGCTCACCATCCCCAAACCCACCTTCCCTAATAGCACCAAGTCCCTCAGCAAGACTCCAAGTGGCCTCATGAGGGAAAATAGATGTGAGCTCGAGAGGCACTCAGTTAGGTGCTGGTGAAGCAATTCCTGCTCAAGCAGTCAATACTTCATGAAGGGCTCCCTCCCTTTCACTGCAGGGAGAGTCTGGATCACAGCTCTCCTAGCGCTGCCTCATAAACAGCCACTGGACCAGCCCTTTCTCTGCTGGATGCAGAAATTTCACTGATGATGCCCACATTCCTGCTTCTGTGGTCCATCTGGAGAGCTGACAGAAGTGTAGAAAAGTTTCACCCAGACTGAGACCCGACAGGCACAGACCCACAGGCTTATGTTCTGCATGTCTAAGCAGGAATGGTTTCCACAGGTCTGGAACTTAAGTCAAGAAGAAAAGGTACAAGATGACTAATTCAATCCCTTCCCAGACTGTCAGTCTAATTCTCTCCTCCAGTTCCCACACAGCTTAGGATCTCTAGAGTCATTGTTTTAGCAAGACTGCTTTGCTGGGCAGTGGTTCACTGAGATGCAGGAGATAATATCTACCCTAGAGAGGAGGCTTACTGTTGGGCACAGGGGGTGGATGGGCAGATGATTCAAGCTGCATTTGGGGCTTACAGGACATACTCTCAAAATGCAAAGGAGGGAACAACTAATGCCactgggagagaaggaagagtgggTGATCAGAAAAGACttcttgggctgggtgtggtggctcacgcctgtaaacccagcactttggtaggctgaggcgggcggatcacctgaggtcaggagtttgagaccagcttggccaacatggcaaaaccccatctccactaaaaatacaaaaattagctgggtgtggtggcacacgcctgtattctcagctacttaggaggctgaggcaggagaatcgcttgaatccaggaggtggaggttgcagtagctgagatcatgccactgcactccagcctaggcgacagagcaagactctgtttaaaaaaaaaaacgaaaaactagcactttgggaagcagaggtgggaggactgcttgaacccaggagttcaagaccagccagggcaacataatgagaccctatctaaaaaatataaataaaaataaattagctggacatggtggtgcatgcctatagtcccagctacttgggacgattgcttgagcccagaaggttaaggctgcagtgagctgtgattgtgccactgtgctccagtctgggtgagagagtgagaccttgtctcaaaaaaaaaaaaaaccaaaaaaacatcTAAGGACTTCTTAGATAAGGTAACATTTAGCTAGGTGATTTTGGGGGCTAAGAGTAAACGCTGGGGCATTAGACTCCTCCTGGCCTACCACGTGATGCAGAGAAAACTGCTCTCCTTTTTGTTTGGGCCAGTTTCCTTTCCTCCAACTTAGGGGGATCCACACTTAAACCACAAGACAGGCAGGGATGAGGGGTCCAGGTCAGAGCTGTGAAGAGTGATAAGGTAAACCAAAAGCCCCATTTTGTTCTGAGTTGGAACCACACCCTCCTCCACTGTCCCAGGAGGAAGTGAGCCCAGCACCCTAGTGGGGTAGGGTGACCTGCTTCTTCCCCTGAACTTATTTCTTTGACTTCATTGGAGCAGCTGCTTTGAGCTCTGCCTGCCTTTGTTGCTGGGGCTCAGGTGAAAGGGCTGGCTGGTGAAGGGAGTCAGCTGTGAACACAGAGACCCATGGAAACAAACAGCTCACCCAGCTTCCTCTTGAGCTTCTCACTCCAGGTGGCTGGGGCAACCAGGGAAATGAAGATACTCACCATAGCAACTACACTGGGACCTACAGAACAGGGCCTGACCTTATTCCTGTTTCCCTCCAGCTTGCCCATGAGGCTCAGTGAAGACTGGTGCTCAAATGACAGAGTGGGTTGATGAAGGTGCCCTCGGACTCCCCAGATTCCCTGCTCTGACACCCCCTTCCCCCAAGAGGTGCTCCACAACTTTCCCCACCCCAACGCCCAGGGCACTGTATTAGCTCAATCCTCAGAGTAGCCCTGCAAGGTGGCTGCCCTTACTTCCATGTGAGATGAGTAAGAGCCACACTTACAGGCACCAAAGCTGATGGTATTTGCATTGCACTGCTGCCCAGCTCCTCAGTTCCTTCCTGCTGTTTTCTCAGCCCAAGGCACAGGCAGGGCCTTTCACAAGGAAAGTTCTTGCAGGCTGATTAAACAGTCCAGAGAAGGCTCAGGCAAATGGTATCCCTTCTCTGGGCGTCAGAGATATGATGACATGAGTCTATCACATTCCTGACCTTGAGCTGGGTTGCAGGATGTTGTGAAGGCCAGAGAAGAATAAGACCCAGTTGCTGCCCAAAGACAAGTGCACAGAGGTTCAGCTGCCATATTCTGAATGTTGCCTTGGGCTTGCCAAGTCAGGTCCTTCAGAGGGTGGGTAAGGTGGCCCTACTAACAGCAATTAAAATGCAGGCCTAGAAATAGTTAATCCTATTTTACAGTCCCCAGCAAATAATCAGTTTCAGAGCCGGGCTGATTACCAATCTCGGTTTCAGGGATAGTCAAAAGCTAGCATCAAAATGAAGTTAGAACAATAGGTTCCTGTCCTAGCTCTTCTGCTGGCTCCCAGGATGACCTGGGGCCAATCACTGTTCCAcgtgggcctcagttttctcctttataaaatgGGACCAAGATCCTTGGCTTGTCCGAGTCAGCTGAAGGGCCAGAATGAGAGCGGGGAGGTGTGAGAGTGCTCTGTGAACTGGAAAGAGCCACTTCACTGTCGGGGGTGGGGATggtaattatttttgttaatgcCCTGCTGACTCCTGCCCCTAGACCACAGGGT
Coding sequences within:
- the UCP2 gene encoding dicarboxylate carrier SLC25A8, giving the protein MVGFKATDVPPTATVKFLGAGTAACIADLITFPLDTAKVRLQIQGESQGPVHATASAQYRGVMGTILTMVRTEGPRSLYNGLVAGLQRQMSFASVRIGLYDSVKQFYTKGSEHASIGSRLLAGSTTGALAVAVAQPTDVVKVRFQAQARAGGGRRYQSTVNAYKTIAREEGFRGLWKGTSPNVARNAIVNCAELVTYDLIKDALLKANLMTDDLPCHFTSAFGAGFCTTVIASPVDVVKTRYMNSALGQYSSAGHCALTMLQKEGPRAFYKGFMPSFLRLGSWNVVMFVTYEQLKRALMAACTSREAPF